A window of Macrotis lagotis isolate mMagLag1 chromosome X, bilby.v1.9.chrom.fasta, whole genome shotgun sequence contains these coding sequences:
- the HOMER3 gene encoding homer protein homolog 3 isoform X1, whose translation MSTREQPLFSTRAHVFQIDPATKRNWIPAGKHALTVSYFYDATRNVYRIISVGGTKAIINSTVTPNMTFTKTSQKFGQWADSRANTVYGLGFASEQHLSQFAEKFQEVKEAARLAREKSQDGGELTSPALGLSSHQVPPSPLIGTNGPGDEKLFRSQSADGPGPTERERLKKMLSEGSVGEVQWEAEFFTLQDNNNKLVAALREANTNVERWKEQLEAYQEETERLRLRVAELEAQGPSETPGENLKDGLSQRLEELELLIKTKDEEIQLLKSQKGSHREAESEREREETLQKLQELESRYTEMERQLQGTQRSLEEARGERERARAEVLRATELLDVKICELSELRQGLARLADGAP comes from the exons ATGTCCACAAG GGAGCAGCCCCTCTTCAGTACTCGGGCCCATGTCTTCCAAATCGACCCAGCTACCAAACGAAATTGGATCCCAGCGGGCAAACATGCCCTCACCGTCTCCTACTTCTATGATGCCACCCGGAACGTGTACCGGATCATCAGCGTGGGTGGGACCAAG GCCATCATTAACAGCACCGTCACCCCCAACATGACCTTCACCAAGACTTCCCAAAAGTTCGGGCAATGGGCAGACAGTCGGGCGAATACAGTCTATGGACTGGGCTTTGCTTCTGAGCAGCATCTATCCCAG TTTGCAGAAAAGTTCCAGGAAGTGAAGGAGGCGGCCCGGCTGGCCCGGGAGAAGTCTCAGGATGGTGGGGAGCTCACCAGCCCGGCCCTCGGCCTTTCCTCGCATCAG GTGCCCCCAAGTCCCTTGATTGGCACCAATGGCCCTGGGGATGAGAAGCTGTTCCGAAGTCAGAGTGCAGACGGCCCCGGCCCCACTGAACGGGAGCGGCTCAAAAAGATGCTGTCAGAGGG CTCTGTGGGCGAGGTGCAATGGGAAGCAGAGTTCTTCACCCTTCAGGACAATAACAACAAGCTGGTAGCCGCCCTTCGTGAGGCCAATACTAATGTGGAAAGGTGGAAAGAGCAGCTGGAGGCTTATCAGGAGGAGACGGAGCGGCTTCGGCTTCGG GTGGCGGAGCTGGAGGCCCAGGGACCCTCAGAGACACCTGGTGAGAATCTGAAGGACGGGCTGAGCCAGAGGCTGGAGGAGTTGGAATTGCTAATTAAGACAAAGGATGAG GAGATCCAGTTGTTAAAGAGCCAAAAGGGCAGCCACCGGGAAGCTGAGAGCGAACGGGAACGGGAAGAGACCCTCCAGAAGCTTCAG gaACTGGAGAGCCGTTACACGGAGATGGAGCGGCAGCTCCAGGGTACGCAGCGCAGCCTGGAGGAGGCTCGGGGGGAGCGGGAGCGTGCCCGGGCAGAGGTGCTCAGGGCCACTGAGCTCCTGGACGTCAAGATCTGCGAGCTGAGTGAGCTGCGCCAGGGCCTGGCCCGGCTGGCCGATGGTGCCCCGTGA
- the HOMER3 gene encoding homer protein homolog 3 isoform X2: protein MTFTKTSQKFGQWADSRANTVYGLGFASEQHLSQFAEKFQEVKEAARLAREKSQDGGELTSPALGLSSHQVPPSPLIGTNGPGDEKLFRSQSADGPGPTERERLKKMLSEGSVGEVQWEAEFFTLQDNNNKLVAALREANTNVERWKEQLEAYQEETERLRLRVAELEAQGPSETPGENLKDGLSQRLEELELLIKTKDEEIQLLKSQKGSHREAESEREREETLQKLQELESRYTEMERQLQGTQRSLEEARGERERARAEVLRATELLDVKICELSELRQGLARLADGAP from the exons ATGACCTTCACCAAGACTTCCCAAAAGTTCGGGCAATGGGCAGACAGTCGGGCGAATACAGTCTATGGACTGGGCTTTGCTTCTGAGCAGCATCTATCCCAG TTTGCAGAAAAGTTCCAGGAAGTGAAGGAGGCGGCCCGGCTGGCCCGGGAGAAGTCTCAGGATGGTGGGGAGCTCACCAGCCCGGCCCTCGGCCTTTCCTCGCATCAG GTGCCCCCAAGTCCCTTGATTGGCACCAATGGCCCTGGGGATGAGAAGCTGTTCCGAAGTCAGAGTGCAGACGGCCCCGGCCCCACTGAACGGGAGCGGCTCAAAAAGATGCTGTCAGAGGG CTCTGTGGGCGAGGTGCAATGGGAAGCAGAGTTCTTCACCCTTCAGGACAATAACAACAAGCTGGTAGCCGCCCTTCGTGAGGCCAATACTAATGTGGAAAGGTGGAAAGAGCAGCTGGAGGCTTATCAGGAGGAGACGGAGCGGCTTCGGCTTCGG GTGGCGGAGCTGGAGGCCCAGGGACCCTCAGAGACACCTGGTGAGAATCTGAAGGACGGGCTGAGCCAGAGGCTGGAGGAGTTGGAATTGCTAATTAAGACAAAGGATGAG GAGATCCAGTTGTTAAAGAGCCAAAAGGGCAGCCACCGGGAAGCTGAGAGCGAACGGGAACGGGAAGAGACCCTCCAGAAGCTTCAG gaACTGGAGAGCCGTTACACGGAGATGGAGCGGCAGCTCCAGGGTACGCAGCGCAGCCTGGAGGAGGCTCGGGGGGAGCGGGAGCGTGCCCGGGCAGAGGTGCTCAGGGCCACTGAGCTCCTGGACGTCAAGATCTGCGAGCTGAGTGAGCTGCGCCAGGGCCTGGCCCGGCTGGCCGATGGTGCCCCGTGA